Below is a genomic region from Spirochaetota bacterium.
TCACGTGCATCACTTTCGGAAGTTCGCCGTGGTATTTCAGCCGCAGCTTCTTGAGATTAAGGATTACTTTTGCAACGTCCTCGTAAACTCCTTCGATCGCGTGAAACTCGTGCGGGACCCCCTCGACTTTAATCGCGGTAATCGCCGAACCTTCTATGGAAGACAAAAGCACCCTGCGAAGCGAGTTGCCGACCGTCAGGCCGTACCCCTTCTCAAACGGCTCCGCGATAAAGCGCCCGTAATCTTTCTCCAGTTCATCATGTTCAAAGACAATTTTGCTCGGTCTCTTAAAACCTTTTAAAAGGTTCTTTGGGGCCATTATAACCTCCGGTGTTCAGCCGCACAACAGGATATCCGCGCTACGGGGCACAGAATCACTTGGAATACAATTCAATAACCAGCTGCTCATTAAACGGAGCGGCAACGTCCTGGCGTGCCGGCAATCTCAATATCTTTCCCTTCTTGCCATCAAAATCAACTTCAACCCACTCCGGGAGCGAACTCAAAGCCTTGGACAGCTTAATCGAATCTTCCACCGTCACATTGGCCTTGTATTTCTCGGCTATTTCAACCAGGTTTCCCTCTCTAATCCTGAACGACGGTATGTCCACCCTCTCCCCGTTTACGAGAATATGCCCGTGCTGTATCAGCTGGCGGGCCTGCATCCGTGATGACGCAAACCCGATACGGTAGACCACATTGTCGAGTCTTCTCTCGAGCAGGGACAGCATGTTGTCGCCGGTGACCCCCTTCATCCTGTTCGCCTCTTCGAATATCAGCCGGAACTGCTTTTCAAGGAGACCGTAGCTTCTTTTGATCTTCTGTTTTTCACGCAGCTGTACGCCGTATTCCGACAGCTTCCCCCTTCTTTTACGGGGAGGCCCTGGAGGATATTTCTTTTTCTTGATCGCACACTTGTCCGTAAGACAGCGCTGCCCCTTCAGCATGAGCGGGGTCATCTCCCTTCTGCACAGCTTGCACGATGGTCCGGTATACTTTGCCATATTGCTCCTCTCGATCCTCTCAGACTCTGCGCCTTTTCGGCGGGCGGCACCCATTATGCGGAATCGGCGTAATGTCCTTGATCTTCGTCACCGAAAGGCCCGACTGCGAGAGGGAACGAATCGCCGCCTCCCTGCCGATTCCCGGCCCCTTCACCAGCACCTCGACAGTGCGAAGGCCCGCCGTATCGATCGCTTTCTGAGCAGCAACCTTTGCCGCCATCTGCGCCGCGAAAGGAGTCGATTTACGCGAACCTTTGAAACCCTCGCCGCCCGATGACGCCCACGATATTACATTTCCCTGCATATCGGTCAGGGTGATAATGGTGTTGTTATACGTGGCCCGGATAAACGCCTTTCCGACCGGCACGTTTTTCTTTTCTTTCTTCTTCGTTCTTTTTTGCTTCACGGATATTCTCCTTTTGCGCGTACAATATCGCTATTTCTTCTTTTTGCCCATCAACGGCTTCCTGTTACCCTTTCGGGTCCTTGCGTTGTTTTTTGTGTTCTGGCCCCGGACCGGCAGCCCTCTTCGATGGCGAATCCCCCGGTAACAGCCGATGTCCATCAATCGCTTGACATTCATCGCCACCTCGGTCCGAAGATCACCCTCCACCTTGAAGTTTTTTTCAATCGTCTGTCTGAGCACGTTGATTTCCTCGTCGGTAAGGTCTTTCACCCTCGTATCGGGATTGATCTTCGCGGCCTTCAGTATCTTTCCGGCACCGGCATCGCCTATGCCAAAAATATAAGTAAGCGCCACTTCGATCCGTTTGTTGTTGGGCAAATCTACGCCTGAAATACGTGCCATATATAACCTCTTATTTTGCCGTTCTCTTCTTCTGACGCTGCTTGTGCCTGGGGTTTGCGCAAATAACCATTACAACCCCATGACGCTTTATCACCTTGCATTCAGAACATACCTTCTTGACCGAAACGCGAACCTTCATCACTGACCTCGTGTAAATCGCTGTATAGAACGCGTAAAAAGAACCCCCGGACTACTTCGCCCGGTAGGTAATTCTCCCTCTGCTCAGGTCGTACGGCGACAATTCAACCGTAACCCGATCGCCGGGAAGGATCCGAATATAATGCATCCGCATCTTGCCGGATATGTGCGCGAGCACTACATGCCCGTTTTGAAGCTTAACCCTGAACATCGCGTTGGGAAGCGGCTCAACCACAACGCCTTCAACTTCTATGGGTTCTTCTTTTGGCATATATCCACTCTATTTCAATTAAAATTTTTACCACTCGTCAAAATTTGAGCTTTTCCGTCAACGATCGCGACCGTGTGCTCGAAATGCGCCGAAAACCTGCGATCCCTCGTAATCACCGTCCAACCGTCGCCCAGTACCTCAACATCGCGACCCCCAGC
It encodes:
- the rpsK gene encoding 30S ribosomal protein S11; this translates as MSVKQKRTKKKEKKNVPVGKAFIRATYNNTIITLTDMQGNVISWASSGGEGFKGSRKSTPFAAQMAAKVAAQKAIDTAGLRTVEVLVKGPGIGREAAIRSLSQSGLSVTKIKDITPIPHNGCRPPKRRRV
- the rpsD gene encoding 30S ribosomal protein S4, producing MAKYTGPSCKLCRREMTPLMLKGQRCLTDKCAIKKKKYPPGPPRKRRGKLSEYGVQLREKQKIKRSYGLLEKQFRLIFEEANRMKGVTGDNMLSLLERRLDNVVYRIGFASSRMQARQLIQHGHILVNGERVDIPSFRIREGNLVEIAEKYKANVTVEDSIKLSKALSSLPEWVEVDFDGKKGKILRLPARQDVAAPFNEQLVIELYSK
- the infA gene encoding translation initiation factor IF-1 codes for the protein MPKEEPIEVEGVVVEPLPNAMFRVKLQNGHVVLAHISGKMRMHYIRILPGDRVTVELSPYDLSRGRITYRAK
- the rpmJ gene encoding 50S ribosomal protein L36, coding for MKVRVSVKKVCSECKVIKRHGVVMVICANPRHKQRQKKRTAK
- the rpsM gene encoding 30S ribosomal protein S13 translates to MARISGVDLPNNKRIEVALTYIFGIGDAGAGKILKAAKINPDTRVKDLTDEEINVLRQTIEKNFKVEGDLRTEVAMNVKRLMDIGCYRGIRHRRGLPVRGQNTKNNARTRKGNRKPLMGKKKK